A genomic segment from Wolbachia endosymbiont of Ctenocephalides felis wCfeF encodes:
- a CDS encoding Phosphocholine transferase AnkX, which yields MASMLSEQWKEILNAVNLNEGDILEQIKAKLQEQDKDVYEWWARENFDINHLFDTLVTLDNGLRYGEKLTLLHLAAKYGKLETVKYLIEEKNVDINKVDRHGCTALYWAAKHGHLEVVKYFIEEKNVDINLEDGSSRNALHWAARHGHLEVVKYFIEEKNVDINKIDEYGNHALHWAARHGHLEVVKYFIEEKNVDVNKVDRIGQNALHLAAGNGHLEVVKYFIEEKNVDINLEDKYGRTVLHLAAGNGHLEVVKYFIEEKNVDVNKVDKYGNHALHLAALNGHFDMVRYLVENGADVNKADYNDSTALHLAAEYGCFDIVKYLIEKKNVDVNKVDRHGCTALHLAIKFNHMDVIELIINHIAKLENVNLYVSQENLQLRSKFISTSSEKHNNYSQHLQNCKEEAEKIEKENNPLYDFLRESSINNLVVIWKKNESVRSKFDNQKSLYAQYPEYANILINKANEVKKEILLRNLAYAIRFNNHEGIKAILDEAQNNNMLDVLTAVSTVKLPDGQEHTLTPLAYAIRFNNHEGIKTILDAGMLEDALTAVSTVKFPNGQEHTLTPLTYAICLNNQEGIKAILDAAKDVGMLKEVLTAVSTVKFPNGEEHTLTPLTYAICLNNQEGIKAILDAAKDVGMLEDALTAVSTVKFQNGQELTLTPLAYAIYCVNQELAEILITYEVELKGSAGEKPDYLAQHDSDLARELSEYWDKRVENMIKEIFLHNHKPLIDALLTYYERDFKTMTFSDIKKFFIVHSSAFKEKLGNGGITLINFVDFQDIKERHIPTLKVQAFIKFVESCIPSGSISNPDSEQHQAAGRDRFA from the coding sequence ATGGCTTCAATGTTATCGGAACAGTGGAAAGAAATACTAAATGCAGTAAACTTAAATGAGGGTGATATACTTGAACAAATAAAGGCGAAATTACAAGAACAAGATAAAGATGTGTATGAGTGGTGGGCACGGGAAAACTTTGATATAAACCACCTATTTGACACGTTAGTAACCTTAGACAATGGATTACGATATGGCGAAAAACTTACACTGTTACATTTAGCTGCTAAATATGGCAAATTAGAGACAGTTAAATACCTTATAGAAGAGAAAAATGTTGATATTAATAAAGTAGATAGACATGGCTGCACTGCTTTATATTGGGCTGCTAAACATGGTCACTTAGAGGTTGTTAAATACTTTATAGAAGAGAAAAACGTTGATATTAATCTAGAAGATGGGAGTAGCCGAAATGCTTTACATTGGGCTGCTAGACATGGTCACTTGGAGGTTGTTAAATACTTTATAGAAGAGAAAAACGTTGATATTAATAAAATAGATGAATATGGCAACCATGCTTTACATTGGGCTGCTAGACATGGTCACTTGGAGGTTGTTAAATACTTTATAGAAGAGAAAAACGTTGATGTTAATAAAGTAGATAGAATTGGACAAAATGCTTTACATTTGGCTGCTGGAAATGGTCACTTGGAGGTTGTTAAATACTTTATAGAAGAGAAAAACGTTGATATTAATCTAGAAGATAAGTATGGCAGAACTGTTTTGCATTTGGCTGCTGGAAATGGTCACTTGGAGGTTGTTAAATACTTTATAGAAGAGAAAAACGTTGATGTTAATAAAGTAGATAAATATGGCAACCATGCTTTACATTTGGCTGCTTTAAATGGTCACTTCGACATGGTTAGATACCTTGTAGAAAATGGGGCTGATGTTAATAAAGCAGATTATAACGACTCAACTGCTTTACATTTGGCTGCTGAATATGGTTGCTTTGACATAGTTAAATACCTTATAGAAAAGAAAAACGTTGATGTTAATAAAGTAGATAGACATGGCTGCACTGCTTTACATTTGGCCATTAAATTTAATCACATGGATGTTATTGAGCTAATAATCAATCACATAGCAAAGCTAGAAAATGTAAATTTATATGTAAGTCAAGAGAATTTACAGCTCAGAAGCAAATTTATAAGCACTTCAAGCGAGAAGCATAATAATTACTCACAGCATTTGCAGAACTGTAAGGAAGAAGCTGAAAAGATTGAAAAAGAAAATAACCCACTATATGACTTTTTAAGAGAAAGCAGCATTAATAATCTAGTTGTTATATGGAAAAAAAATGAAAGTGTACGCAGTAAGTTTGATAACCAAAAAAGCTTATACGCGCAATATCCAGAATATGCCAATATTTTAATTAACAAAGCTAATGAAGTGAAAAAGGAAATTCTCCTACGTAACCTTGCCTATGCTATACGTTTTAATAATCATGAAGGCATTAAAGCTATTCTAGATGAGGCTCAAAATAATAATATGTTAGACGTTCTTACTGCTGTTAGTACTGTAAAGTTACCAGATGGTCAAGAACACACTCTGACACCGCTTGCCTATGCTATACGTTTTAATAATCATGAAGGCATTAAAACTATTTTAGATGCAGGTATGTTAGAAGATGCTCTTACTGCTGTTAGTACTGTAAAGTTCCCAAATGGTCAAGAACACACTCTAACACCGCTTACCTATGCTATATGTCTTAATAATCAGGAAGGCATTAAAGCTATTTTAGATGCAGCTAAAGATGTAGGTATGTTAAAAGAAGTTCTTACTGCTGTTAGTACTGTAAAGTTCCCAAATGGTGAAGAACACACTCTAACACCGCTTACCTATGCTATATGTCTTAATAATCAGGAAGGCATTAAAGCTATTTTAGATGCAGCTAAAGATGTAGGTATGTTAGAAGATGCTCTTACTGCTGTTAGTACTGTAAAGTTCCAAAATGGTCAAGAACTTACTCTAACACCGCTTGCCTATGCTATATATTGCGTCAATCAAGAACTAGCAGAGATTCTAATAACATATGAAGTTGAGTTAAAAGGTTCAGCGGGAGAAAAGCCGGACTACCTAGCACAACATGATTCTGATCTAGCGAGAGAGTTGTCAGAATATTGGGATAAACGTGTAGAAAATATGATTAAAGAGATTTTTCTGCATAATCATAAACCACTAATTGATGCTTTATTAACATATTATGAGCGTGATTTCAAAACTATGACATTTTCTGATATAAAAAAGTTTTTTATAGTTCACAGTAGTGCTTTTAAAGAAAAGCTGGGTAATGGAGGGATAACTCTGATTAACTTTGTAGATTTTCAAGATATTAAGGAGAGGCATATTCCTACATTAAAAGTACAGGCATTTATAAAGTTTGTAGAAAGTTGTATACCAAGTGGAAGCATCAGCAATCCAGACAGTGAACAGCATCAAGCAGCTGGTCGCGATCGTTTTGCCTGA
- a CDS encoding Phosphocholine transferase AnkX — translation MELTSKEWKEILSTVNPNEGDIFEQIKEKLKEQDKDEHQKWEQQSFDINHLFNISCIKVTQDDYNFTLLHIAAYHGHLNIVKYLVEEKKVSLDQKGNKGNTALHWAAKNGQLETVRYLVNDKKVSLDQKDLFGDTALLLAASNGQLETVRYLVNDKKVSLDQKDLFGNTDLLLAASNGQLETVRYLVNDKKVSLGQQDLFGNTALHLVAFNGSKEVVEVLLKKGAKVDAKNSSGWTPLHMAAANSQLETVKYLIEEKKVSLDRQNNDGDTALHLAAFNGSKEVVEVLLKKGAKVDAKNSSGWTPLHMAAANSQLETVRYLVNDKKVSLDQQNNDGDTALHLAAFNGSKEVVEVLLKKGAKVDAKNSSGWTPLHMAAFNGHLDIVKYLVESRANPLLKNKCDRTPRDLAKGEKIKEFLEAAEKKLKEPAVKKGVFAGGATALLGTAAAVALFATGTIAIELMPIVIAVATIVAAALAVGGITYMMSKPSTEMDGVGTGQGLGVNAQEI, via the coding sequence ATGGAATTAACATCGAAAGAGTGGAAAGAAATATTAAGTACAGTAAACCCAAATGAGGGTGATATATTTGAACAAATAAAAGAGAAATTAAAAGAACAGGATAAGGATGAACATCAGAAGTGGGAGCAGCAAAGCTTTGACATAAACCACCTATTTAATATATCATGCATAAAAGTAACACAAGATGATTATAATTTTACATTATTGCATATTGCTGCTTACCATGGCCACTTAAACATAGTTAAATACCTTGTAGAAGAAAAAAAGGTTAGTCTTGATCAAAAAGGTAATAAGGGCAACACTGCTTTACATTGGGCTGCTAAAAATGGCCAGTTAGAGACAGTTAGATACCTTGTAAACGACAAAAAGGTTAGTCTTGATCAAAAAGATCTGTTTGGCGACACTGCTTTACTTTTGGCTGCTAGCAATGGCCAGTTAGAGACAGTTAGATACCTTGTAAACGACAAAAAGGTTAGTCTTGATCAAAAAGATCTGTTTGGCAACACTGATTTACTTTTGGCTGCTAGCAATGGCCAGTTAGAGACAGTTAGATACCTTGTAAACGACAAAAAGGTTAGTCTTGGTCAACAAGATCTGTTTGGCAACACTGCTTTACATTTGGTTGCTTTCAATGGCAGTAAAGAGGTAGTAGAAGTTCTATTAAAAAAGGGGGCTAAGGTTGATGCGAAAAATAGTTCTGGATGGACTCCTTTACATATGGCTGCTGCAAATAGCCAGTTAGAGACAGTTAAATACCTTATAGAAGAAAAAAAGGTTAGTCTTGATCGACAAAATAATGATGGCGACACTGCTTTACATTTGGCTGCTTTCAATGGCAGTAAAGAGGTAGTAGAAGTTCTATTAAAAAAGGGGGCTAAGGTTGATGCGAAAAATAGTTCTGGATGGACTCCTTTACATATGGCTGCTGCAAATAGCCAGTTAGAGACAGTTAGATACCTTGTAAACGACAAAAAGGTTAGTCTTGATCAACAAAATAATGATGGCGACACTGCTTTACATTTGGCTGCTTTCAATGGCAGTAAAGAGGTAGTAGAAGTTCTATTAAAAAAGGGGGCTAAGGTTGATGCGAAAAATAGTTCTGGATGGACTCCTTTACATATGGCTGCTTTCAATGGCCACTTAGACATAGTTAAATACCTTGTAGAAAGCAGGGCTAATCCTTTATTAAAGAATAAATGTGATAGAACCCCAAGAGATTTAGCTAAAGGTGAGAAGATAAAGGAGTTTTTAGAGGCAGCAGAAAAAAAACTTAAAGAACCAGCGGTTAAAAAAGGAGTTTTTGCCGGTGGTGCAACTGCATTGCTGGGCACTGCAGCAGCAGTAGCACTTTTTGCAACTGGAACAATTGCGATTGAGTTAATGCCTATAGTAATAGCGGTAGCCACAATCGTAGCAGCGGCACTAGCAGTTGGTGGTATTACATATATGATGTCAAAACCTAGTACTGAAATGGATGGAGTAGGAACGGGACAAGGCTTGGGGGTGAATGCACAGGAAATATAG